A stretch of the Ascaphus truei isolate aAscTru1 chromosome 4, aAscTru1.hap1, whole genome shotgun sequence genome encodes the following:
- the LOC142493354 gene encoding uncharacterized protein LOC142493354 has product MFSQFLKKDLPSGARDSVTLVTEREGKKYTKKCKLLFKVLDLPPTGRLQPKMLKDRIQACKGMLKDEGLWENAEKFLSVAIELQKEGFTEIECGGKDKESYCYMKVPESDKTIPSTPKVNPPPPYPQNSLYPVKSPYWVCPICKLQNPVLRDNCYSCGAHRPREPASQEKDEEIKVCPLVTPSGQYFLPPNKPTAPTVPLYPVSTQPADLTQLRNEISAIEERRANETYATEERRAETPSPASAVSSWSRGWGRDNLWCPGPIFEKVFTGKSQQVMVQVMKADITSLAIGAIVNPVNSRLQHKGGLARIISDRGGPSIQHDSDKYIQDHGEVPVGGIAVTGPGDLPCSLIIHAAGPVYRDYAPERAKQLLQSAVHASIMYASSLKPSTLIDRSIAFPPISGGLYGYPIKQCVKHIVQAVLKTIKEDPVELDAIILVANDGEKPLLFKEACENTAQTFPIVKTVPRPKQGDSQLCNDTNPEGTVRYVKFTPQQSSTLLQQLPDPEDKPMPFYRMLRQIQQNYSATWADLKSLTMLKAGDSFWPLIEKSLNDARIVDDTDYKSGEDFLEQIQLWAQDRLSDQTPSLKDITQEATESVEKYHTRLLQLFRDMGFSTSNKLQANLLAAAFMDGLTPKLRAAVQEGCPWMTSLGYTEALTIAKAFQKKQTQATHKKILVAGHEDTEVSVLYNTSAPPQGNPPQQLYPPAPFQNQGYQAQSNQGYAGNRPQGPPRIRGPCYHCGRLGHLKRDCRDRMRGSQPVRNYDNNGRWPMSPWQQPQQRVSIAERPQNEIPLPRPYPYNTYPGPPTPQ; this is encoded by the coding sequence atgttctcgcagtttttaaagaaggatttgccttctggtgcacgggattccgtaactcttgtgacagaacgggagggaaagaagtataccaagaaatgtaaattgttgttCAAAGTATTGGATTTACCCCCTACGGGAAGGTtgcaaccaaaaatgttgaaagatagaatccaggcatgtaaaggaatgttgaaagatgaaggattgtgggagaatgctgagaaatttttgagtgtggctattgagcttcaaaaggaaggtttcactgaaatagaatgtggagggaaagataaggaaagttactgttatatgaaagtacccgaaagtgacaaaactataccttctacccctaaagttaaccctccCCCTCCATATCCTCAAAATAGTCTATATCCCGTGAAATCACCATATTGGGTATGTCCCATATGCAAATTACAGAACCCAGTATTACGGGATAATTGTTACTCCTGTGGAGCTCACCGCCCCCGTGAGCCTGCTAGTCAGGAAAAAGACGAGGAAATAAAAGTATGcccccttgtcactccctctggCCAGTATTTTCTGCCACCAAACAAACCCACGGCTCCGACCGTGCCACTGTACCCTGTCAGCACGCAGCCCGCAGATCTGACTCAATTAAGAAATGAGATCAGTGCCATCGAAGAAAGGAGGGCAAATGAGACTTATGCCACAGAGGAAAGAAGGGCTGAGACCCCGTCCCCTGCTTCTGCAGTATCATCGTGGTCACGGGGCTGGGGTCGCGATAACCTCTGGTGTCCCGGACCCATTTTTGAGAAAGTTTTCACGGGTAAATCTCAGCAGGTGATGGTGCAAGTAATGAAGGCTGATATCACTAGTCTGGCTATAGGAGCAattgttaaccctgtaaatagtAGGCTCCAACACAAAGGAGGTTTGGCTAGGATAATTAGTGACAGGGGTGGCCCAAGTATTCAACATGATTCTGACAAATATATTCAAGACCACGGAGAGGTTCCGGTGGGAGGTATAGCGGTTACCGGACCAGGGGATTTACCGTGCAGTTTGATTATACATGCAGCAGGTCCAGTGTACCGCGATTATGCCCCAGAAAGAGCCAAACAGTTGCTGCAAAGTGCGGTGCATGCATCTATTATGTATGCTTCCAGCCTCAAACCCTCTACCCTAATCGACCGCTCTATAGCGTTTCctcccatatctggtggtctttATGGATACCCAATTAAGCAATGTGTGAAACATATTGTGCAAGCtgtgttaaaaacaataaaagagGATCCTGTGGAATTGGATGCTATTATTCTTGTGGCCAATGATGGGGAGAAACCTCTGTTGTTTAAGGAAGCATGTGAAAATACAGCACAAACTTTCCCCATTGTTAAAACAGTACCACGACCCAAGCAGGGTGACTCACAGCTATGCAATGATACAAACCCGGAAGGAACAGTTAGGTATGTCAAGTTCACGCCCCAACAAAGTTCCACCCTATTGCAACAACTCCCCGACCCAGAAGACAAACCCATGCCCTTTTATAGAATGTTGCGTCAGATTCAACAGAACTATTCTGCAACATGGGCGGATTTAAAATCCCTTACGATGTTAAAGGCAGGAGATTCGTTCTGGCCCCTTATTGAAAAATCTCTCAATGATGCCAGGATAGTTGATGACACAGACTATAAATCTGGTGAGGATTTTTTGGAACAGATACAGCTATGGGCTCAGGATAGACTTTCAGACCAGACCCCATCACTTAAAGACATCACACAAGAGGCTACTGAATCAGTAGAAAAATATCACACTAGGTTGCTCCAGTTGTTTAGGGATATGGGATTCTCCACCAGCAATAAATTACAGGCTAATTTACTGGCAGCTGCATTTATGGATGGACTTACTCCAAAGCTACGAGCTGCAGTCCAAGAGGGATGTCCATGGATGACCTCATTGGGGTACACAGAAGCCCTTACAATAGCTAAAGCATTCCAGAAAAAACAAACGCAGGCGACGCATAAAAAGATTCTAGTTGCGGGCCATGAAGACACTGAAGTGTCTGTTCTGTACAATACTTCAGCCCCACCCCAGGGAAATCCACCTCAGCAACTGTATCCCCCTGCTCCATTTCAGAACCAGGGATATCAGGCCCAATCAAATCAGGGGTATGCCGGCAATAGGCCCCAAGGCCCACCAAGAATCAGGGGTCCCTGCTACCATTGCGGCAGGCTGGGACACCTCAAAAGAGATTGCCGGGACCGTATGAGAGGAAGCCAACCTGTGCGTAACTACGATAACAATGGACGATG